The following proteins come from a genomic window of Solea solea chromosome 3, fSolSol10.1, whole genome shotgun sequence:
- the ndufa12 gene encoding NADH dehydrogenase [ubiquinone] 1 alpha subcomplex subunit 12, with amino-acid sequence MAEYAKLVRRALGQIGGHGGVRGFLLQLFRVNELKVGTLVGVDKYGNKYYEDNKNYFFGRHRWVNYTTEMNGKKTLWEVDASMVPAEWHRWLHCIADEPPTTHPPEPKKFLAEVHQFNTSGSAQQYVPYPTTSKKIHEWVPPKAGAP; translated from the exons ATGGCGGAGTATGCTAAGCTAGTCCGAAGGGCTTTGGGACAGATAGGAGGTCACGGCGGAGTCCGTGGTTTTCTGCTGCAGTTATTCCG agTGAATGAACTGAAGGTTGGAACTCTGGTTGGTGTCGATAAATATGGAAATAAATACTATGAGGACAACAAGAATTACTTCTTTG GGCGTCACCGCTGGGTGAATTACACCACTGAGATGAACGGGAAGAAGACGCTGTGGGAGGTGGACGCCAGCATGGTTCCTGCCGAATG GCACCGCTGGCTGCACTGTATCGCAGACGAGCCGCCCACCACGCACCCACCGGAGCCCAAGAAGTTCCTGGCCGAGGTTCATCAGTTCAACACGAGCGGCAGTGCGCAGCAGTACGTGCCCTACCCCACCACCAGCAAGAAGATCCACGAGTGGGTTCCACCCAAAGCTGGAGCTCCGTGA